GTTTCATTAATTTTGTAGATATATCTTTATCTAACTTTTCACCTTGAATTAACTGAGCTAGTACTGCGCCATATGCAACAGTCATTGAACCTACTATATCATCAACTTGTGTTAAAAAGGTATTATGGGAAATACTTTTTGCTAACTCTTTTGTATTTAGTGCATATAGTACAGCAAGAGCTAAAGTTCTCTCTATACCTTCAGTTGTATCTGCTCTACTTCCCACTTTATCCCATGGTAGTTTTTGCTCTACTCTTTGTCTATATACTTCCCTAATAGATTGAGAAGTATAACCTCCAGGTCCATGTGTTGGAATACCATCTATTTTTGTAAATAAATCTTCATCTAGTTTTTTGCAAAAATCTTCTTGATTATAAGCTTTATTTTCTATAAGAGATTTAATCATAAGCTTTAGAATATATCCTGATTGGGATTGATTACCTTTTTCTTCATGTTCATGGTATCTTCCCTTTTTAGGAGTTGTATATGTTGTAATCCATTCACCATAATCTTTATGTTGTTCATCTAAATCATAATACCAATGTGGGCCTAATGCAATTGCATCACCAATAAATGCTCCTACTATGGCACCTTGTGCTCTATCTTTTAAGTTCATATATATCCTTTATTTACTACTAATTAGTAATTTATTTTAGAATTATACTACTAACTAGTATTAAAGTCAAGTTATATTAATAACTCTTTTGAAAGTATAACTCCATCCATATCTGCATAAACAATATCACCTTGAGAAAAATTAATACCACAAAAAGAGACATCAACCCCTACTTCACCTTTTGTTTCAATAGCATATTTTCTACTACAAGTTCCCCTTGCAAATAATATTAAATCCATATCTTTTGTAAAAAAAGTATCTCTAACATAACCATTTACGATTAATCCTTCATAGTTATTATCAACTGCAAATTTTGCGAGGTTATCCCCTACTACTGCAAAATACTCATCTTCCACATCTACTACAACTATTTTACCTGTACCATCTACATCTTTTAACAAATTTTTAAGATCTGTATTATTTCTATCAAGCTTTATAGTTACTACTTCTCCATAGGCCTTTTGTTTTCCGCCATAATTTTTAAACTCATTATCTAATACATATACTTTATCTGGGTGTGCATCACTTATATCTGCTGTAAAAAAATCCATTTATTTTCCTTTTTATAATTTATTTTTAAAAAACTCTTTGAAAAGTTCTATTACATAATCAATATCTTCACTTGTAACATCTCTATGAGTTACAACTCTTAACTCATCATAAGTTCCTGATATATTTATACCTTTATTTTTTAAATAATTTATTAATAAATCTACATTAGTATCTTTTAATTCAATAAATACCATATTTGTATCATTTGATAAGATTTTTATTTGATTAATCTTTTCTAATTCTAAAGCTAATTTTTTTGCATTTTGATGATCGATTTGTAAATCTTTTATATTATTATCTAAAGCATAAGAACATGCAGCTGCTAAATAACCAGATTGTCTAAGTCCACCTCCTAGCATCTTTCTATATCTTCTAGCTTTATTTATAAACTCTTTACTTCCAACTAATACAGAACCGACAGGAGCACCTAAACCTTTTGAGATACATATTGACATAGAATCAAAACAAGCACTTATATCTTTAATATCTATATCTAAATCAATAACTGCATTAAAAACTCTTGCTCCATCAAGATGTAATAAAAGATTTTTATCATGTGTAAATTTTCTTGCTTCTTGTAAATATGAAAGTGGCAAAACTTTTCCATCATGGGTATTTTCCAAACATAAAAGTTTAGTCATAGCAAAGTGAAAATCATCAGGTTTTATTTTTTTATTTACCTTATTTAAATCCAAAGTTCCATCTATTTCAAACTCTATTGGTTGAGCAACTATTCCACCAAGAACAGAGGAACCTCCTCCTTCATACTTAAAGATATGGGAATCTTGTCCACAAATATACTCTTCACCCCTTTGACAATGGGAAAGCATTGCTAATAAATTTGCTTGTGTACCACTTGTAGCAAATAAGGCTGACTCTTTATTTGTAAGTCTTGCTACTTTTTCTTCAAGTGCATTTACACTTGGGTCTTCACCATATACATCATCTCCAACTTGTGCATTAAACATATAATCTTTCATCTGCTTTGAGGGCATTGTAAAGGTATCACTTCTAAGTTCTATTATTTTATTCATTTTGTGCCTTTTTAAAACCACTGTATAATTTTCTCTTTTACCTCTTTTGTTCTTTCAAGTGGTAACATATGTGTTTGAGCTTCTATTTGTGTAACTTCAATATTTTTTGCTTTTAAAGAGAAGTTTTCCATAAATTTTGAACTAACAAGTCTATCTTCATTGGCATATAAAAAAGCTAAATTCAAATCACTATTTATAAGTTTTTCACTTAAATCTTCTCTTATTATTGTGGCCTTAAATTGAGAATAAAAAGCTTCTTCTCCTACATCTATATACATTTGAAGTATTAAATTTATTAGTTCTTCATCCCCTTGATTTTTTGGTTCCACTAAACTTAAAACCTTTTTTCTACTAAGACCTTTAAAGCCAAACTTTTTAGTTAGTTCAATAGTCTCTCTTCTTCTTTGGCACTCTATTTCATTTAAGTTTGCAGGACTACAAGCAACTGCTAAAATTTTATTTATTCTATTTGGATACTTTAATCCAAAATAACATGAAATATAACCCCCAAGGGAAAATCCCAAAAGATTTATTTTTTCATCTTTTATTTTATCATTTAGCACTTCTACTATTTCATCAAAACTATCTTTTTTTGGAATTTCAAGATGAATAAATTCATAGGTATCATCAAAAAGAGGAATTAACCTACTCCATAGTTTTTCATCATTCATAAAGCCTGGTATCAAATATATTTTTCTTTTCATAATATTCACTTATATTTTTTAGCCTATTCTATCTAATAAAAGTTTTACATACTTTTAGCTATTCTAATGCCCTTTATAAAATGAACAAATAGGCAATTAAATGAAAGTAGTAACAGGCGTTGTAGGAAACGATATACACGTTGTAGCAAATAGATTAATTGATCTCTCACTACAAGCAAGGGGATTTGAGGTATTTAACCTTGGGGTTAATACTTATTTAGAAGAATTCTTTGATGCTGTAGTTGAAACCAATGCAGATGTACTTTTAATCTCTTCTTTAAATGGTGAAGCAGAAGGTTGGTGTAGAGAAGTAAAGATACTAAAATCAAAATATAAAAACTTAGATAATGTAGTTTTTATGATTGGTGGAAACTTAGTAGTTGGAACAGGTGATGCTTCAATTATCGTACCAAAATTCAAAAAATTTGGTTTTGATTTAGTATTTCATCAAGTGGATTTAAATACAGGACTTGATGAATTAGAAAAATATTTAAAAACGAGAGAATCATGAGTTTATTACAAGAAGAACGAGAGATAATTTTAAGTAATGAATATGTAGAACATTTTGACTTTGCTGAGGTTGAAGAATTTATAAAAAATGCTTCAAAAGATCTATTTATTTCACATAACTTTAGAACAAAA
This portion of the Arcobacter nitrofigilis DSM 7299 genome encodes:
- the glmS gene encoding methylaspartate mutase subunit S codes for the protein MKVVTGVVGNDIHVVANRLIDLSLQARGFEVFNLGVNTYLEEFFDAVVETNADVLLISSLNGEAEGWCREVKILKSKYKNLDNVVFMIGGNLVVGTGDASIIVPKFKKFGFDLVFHQVDLNTGLDELEKYLKTRES
- a CDS encoding RraA family protein codes for the protein MDFFTADISDAHPDKVYVLDNEFKNYGGKQKAYGEVVTIKLDRNNTDLKNLLKDVDGTGKIVVVDVEDEYFAVVGDNLAKFAVDNNYEGLIVNGYVRDTFFTKDMDLILFARGTCSRKYAIETKGEVGVDVSFCGINFSQGDIVYADMDGVILSKELLI
- a CDS encoding ADP-ribosylglycohydrolase family protein, which gives rise to MNLKDRAQGAIVGAFIGDAIALGPHWYYDLDEQHKDYGEWITTYTTPKKGRYHEHEEKGNQSQSGYILKLMIKSLIENKAYNQEDFCKKLDEDLFTKIDGIPTHGPGGYTSQSIREVYRQRVEQKLPWDKVGSRADTTEGIERTLALAVLYALNTKELAKSISHNTFLTQVDDIVGSMTVAYGAVLAQLIQGEKLDKDISTKLMKLVKKGELPFHAVTSDNLKPPKDGAKDPSNIGLFASPDALLSPSFMAQAANDKDIKIEPAWKVSLVYGMPCAIYHMLPACYYLSARFNDDFESAILHALNGGGQNQARSILTGALVGAQVGLKNIPQRFIDGLNEKEEILELAKKLSDIIEE
- the ltaE gene encoding low-specificity L-threonine aldolase — encoded protein: MNKIIELRSDTFTMPSKQMKDYMFNAQVGDDVYGEDPSVNALEEKVARLTNKESALFATSGTQANLLAMLSHCQRGEEYICGQDSHIFKYEGGGSSVLGGIVAQPIEFEIDGTLDLNKVNKKIKPDDFHFAMTKLLCLENTHDGKVLPLSYLQEARKFTHDKNLLLHLDGARVFNAVIDLDIDIKDISACFDSMSICISKGLGAPVGSVLVGSKEFINKARRYRKMLGGGLRQSGYLAAACSYALDNNIKDLQIDHQNAKKLALELEKINQIKILSNDTNMVFIELKDTNVDLLINYLKNKGINISGTYDELRVVTHRDVTSEDIDYVIELFKEFFKNKL
- a CDS encoding alpha/beta fold hydrolase — its product is MKRKIYLIPGFMNDEKLWSRLIPLFDDTYEFIHLEIPKKDSFDEIVEVLNDKIKDEKINLLGFSLGGYISCYFGLKYPNRINKILAVACSPANLNEIECQRRRETIELTKKFGFKGLSRKKVLSLVEPKNQGDEELINLILQMYIDVGEEAFYSQFKATIIREDLSEKLINSDLNLAFLYANEDRLVSSKFMENFSLKAKNIEVTQIEAQTHMLPLERTKEVKEKIIQWF